The DNA window ATGGCGTTCATCTCTGTGAAGGGTTTGTGTGTTTTGTCATTTTTTCATGAGGAAAGAGCTTGAGGTGGAGGGCGGGCTGCTGTCCAAGCGACGTTACATCATAAACaccttatttattttaaaacaTGTTttatcatcaccatcaaaaCTGTATACGCATAAGTAGTCATAGCCAGAATGTGCCCTGGCAATACATATACGGGCCAGTATTGTATCTTCTGCTTTTATGGATCTTGAAAGTGTCAACGCGTGTGCTAGTGCCGGGATCTTGCTTATCAGCCGATTTTTAGAGTAGAGTTGGTGGTGTGATGGCGGGGTTGTGAAGCTACCGCTTTATCGAGGTTATGATGTAAATGCATGTAAGAGGAACTTGTTGCCATCCAGCCTGGAGTTTTGGAGGCTGACATTCTGCATTATCTCAACCAGCCATTCTCGGGATACAGCAATCCGAATTCGAAATGCCTGGAATTCAGCTCGAGATCTTCAAGGTACGACTCTTCAACTCTCAACATAGCCACATTTCCTGACTTTGACCTCTCGGAGTAGTTCGGCGTCTGCCTCATGTTCCCAATTGGGTTCATGTATTATTTTGGAACGAACCTGGACAATCGCTTCAAGGTTAAGGATTTCTGGCCGAAGCCCGAAGAATGCAACAAGCTGCCTCAAGATAGAGAGGAGGTCGTTAAAGAGTACGAGCGAATCGTGGCACGGCAAAAGATTCGACAGGCTCTTCAAGAGGAGAGGCAGCGACAACAGGCGGAGCAAGCGCAAAAGAACGAGAGCTCTTGATTGTTTCGACAAATGTTTACCTATCGCACGACGGCCTGTGGGAGTAACAAAAATGGGAAAGGGAGTTAAACCCGAATTGTATTGTAGGATTGAATTGGCGCTATTGGCGAATATAGGACAAATGCATAGTTGGCGTTCAGCCTGCAAAAAAGCAGActgagggaaaaaaaagaaactcaaCTCAAATGGGTATTTTGGATGATATTTGTACGATAATGGGATTTGTTACAGCTATATGTCTATATGTCTCTCCAGCTTGTCCCAGTCATCGTCCGTGATCGTGCCTTGGCGAAAGTTGGCGAACAGAGCTCTGACCTCGGTATACTCGCGAAGACCAGACAGCAAGGTATTCAAACTTTCTACCAATTCGGCCGTATCGACGTCAGCCTGGGTGTCTTCATTCGCAGCCCACATTATCTCAGACTCGACAACCTCGAGCTCGAACCGTTTAGAGATGGCTTCCGTGATGGCCATGAGCTTGGATGGCTCAGTCCAGATCAAGAATCCACCATCCGGATGCTCTTCGACATCTTCAGTTCCGTCGTGCTCAATTGCTTCATCCAATACATCAGATAAAGAAGGGCCACCATCCCTAGGCTTAAATATGGCCCGTCCGCGTCTTGAGAAGTAGAATGCAGTGGAGCCCACAAGGCCGCCGGCCTTCTTGACGACAAGTTTGAGATCGTGCAAGCTACGCGTCTTGTTATCCGTCTCAATATCGGCAACCAAGGCGATATTAGGTGGCATGAGAATCTCTAGTGTCATGGGTTCAAGCTGTGCGCCTGTTGCAGAGCGACCTTGGCCTCTTGCGATGGCACCCTCAATTAGTGACTTGGGAACGCTCGCTAAAATTAAGCATTAGATGAACATGTTGCCTCGACAATATGGGGAGAATAATGAGTCTCATGATAAGAATAAGAAGGTAccttttgttgctgctgcaactgcATTTGCTAGCTGGGGGTTGAACTTGACGTCCTCGCCATACACTTTTTATCTACGTTAGACTGATCTTCCTGACACTTGGAGCTTGGTGCCACTAACTTTTAGAGTACATGGTGATGAGCTTTGTAAATGAAACACGATCagacattttctttttgtctgtAACCGCCTTGATATGCTTCGTTTTGGACCATTTATTGTGCCCTGCGTTCTGAGACGCCGTCGTGCCAAATGAATGCAGACATGACGGGCATACAAGACCGCTTGAAGATGCGCGAGAAGGGATTGAAAGACGAGGCTTTCTCAGAAGCGAAAACGATCTTGCAGGGTTCATCGTAACGAGTTGCTAGTAGAAATCACTAGACAAAATAGTCCAAAAATTCTCTGCAGCTGACCCAGAGACTGAAACCAATCTTGTGTCTCCGTATTTTGAGACACCAATTCAAGATATTCGAGCTTCTAAGCTGCTAAGCTGGTACTATCGCATGTTCCTCCAAATGCGCCGGGTTAACGATCTTCCCTGGAGCTTGGGGCAGAGAGGCTGCCCATCCAGGGCCACCAGCGCCTGCTGATTGGCCATTGCACCACCGCTAGTGTCGATGCCCATCATCATACCAGTTGGAATGCTGGCCATCCATCCCCTATCAAAGAGTCCTGGACGACCATAGATAGCGAAGACCTGGTTACGACAACATAGAATTCGACGACCGAGGGCCCCTCTGACGACGCCGCATCCTGCCCGCCATGTCGTCGAGCCAGGAGCTCGAAGCTCCAGCCAGTGCGCCGAGCGTGcaggccagcgccgccgccgatcCAGTCACTGCCAACCCGGAGCTGGACCTCCCTAAGCTTCAAGCGCTCCCCGCTGAACAGCAAgatctcttcctcctcacgTTCGTTTcgagcttgaagaagcatGTATTGGGGCTTGTAGCAGACGATTGTACGGCCCAGCAGTTCTACCTGAAGCGCGAAATCTTCCAGATCATCAACCTGTCCACCCCGCAGCCGTCTCGGGTCATCAGAAACAACCTGGGAGCTTGTCTAGCCCACATCTTCGGCAAGGGCGACAGGAAGCTGCTATTCGAAACGATAAACGATCTAATAGCAATAACAGCGGGAGGAAAATCCAAGGATGGCGAGACTCGCGCAAAGCATGCGGCTGTTAGCTGCCTGGGAGACGTGTATGCCTCTGCGGGGGACAGTGCAATTGGACTCCACCAGCTGGCTTGCACAACGCTGCTGAAACTGCTCAGGTCGGCTTCGAATAACGCAGGAATAAGAGCAGCGGTGTTTACCGCTTTGGAGaagatcatcatcatggtTGAAGGATCCATGGACGAATACATTTCTCGGGATATCTGGAAGCAGGCAAGGAGCCATGCTTCCGTTGACAAGGGAACCCTCGTCGTTGCGTCTGCGTGTCGATGTCTTAAAGCCCTGGTGCGACACACCATGTACTTCCACAACTTGACCGACTTCGACAAGCTGGAGACGTCAATGTTCAAGGCTGCCGACTCGTCATCCGCCAAAGTTCGAaatgccatggccagctGCTTTGCCGAGGCGCTGGTGCAAGGATATTCCGAGTCCAGCGCCGcagacgccgccgccaagaatAAAAAGTCTAAACTCAAGCTTAAACGAGCATCCACCCACCCCAGCATCGCGGGAGATGAGGACGATGTTCCATCTCGCCCGTCAAGCCCAGCTCCTGGCGCCAAGCGGAGTCAAGACCTTGCTCTGTCGCTGCAAGATATTTTGAAAATCTTGGCTGGCTATTTTGTCAAGCCTGCAACCACCAACAAATCCCGAGCTGCTATCGGAGTGTGCTATGGTAAACTTTTCCGCCGACTCGGCGAGAAGACCGTGCAGGCCAATTATCTTGGTATAGTAGAAAGCTTGACTGTTGATATCCTCGGCCACGCAACCATTAGCAACAACCGCTATCGCTTGCTCATTTCGCGAAAGATCGTGGATACCATCATTCAGGATGTCATTGGGCGCAAGATCCTGGGGGAATCTGGCCAAAAAACCGCGGCAGAATTTCTCATCAGCGGCGTTTTGAAAAACTACCCTCAAGCTTTGGCTGAGAAACCAGAGCCTCAGAAGCACACCCTCATTGCTGCTTTGAATGCTGTTGCATCGCTATTAAAATCACTTGGATCTGCTGCAAACAGCTTCGCAGAGCCTTGCCGAGATGGGCTATTGCAAGTGCTACAACATCCCAGCTATTCTGTGCAAGTATTTGCGTCGAATTGCATGAAGACTTTTGTCCTCGCATGCcctcagcagctgctgccgtgTCTTTCGGTATGCATGAACAGCCTCAGCCGTGAACTGTCTCTCCTGGGGACTGGACGCAACTCCCCCAGGCGATGCATCGGATTCGCACATGGTCTAGCCGCCACTCTAAGCGCCAGCCCTTCTCGCCCACTACATGGCTCTCTTGATGTGGACAGTCGGGTTTTGACAATGGCTACAAACTTGCTCAAATCCAGCAGCCAGTCAGAGCTCCGTGTCTCGAGCACCCAAATCCAAGTTGCTTGGATTCTCATCGGCGGCCTTATGTCTTTGGGTCCAAATTTCGTCAAGATCCATTTGTCGCAGCTGCTCTTGCTTTGGAAGAATGCGCTGCCAAAGCCTCTAGCCAAGGACAATACCTCAGCCAGGAGCCTGCTCGAGGCATCATTTCTTACTCATGTGAGAGAGTGCGCTCTAGGCTCCATTCTAGCTTTCCTTCAGTTCAACAATCGGCTTCTCACGGTTGACGTTTCTAAACGTATAGCGGCAATGCTCCAGAGCACAACAGCCTTTTTAAAGACACTGCCATCAAAGAAGATAACTGAGGACATTTCGCAGAGACTTACTCCTGCTCTTCAATTACAAGACCTTGACAGGATGGTGCAGCGTAGAGTCTTGCAGTGTTATATCAAACTGGTGAACCTGAGCCCTGCGGGAGGAAGTGAAGCCCTGTTGCAGTCGAATTTGCTGACTCTTGCGATATCGCTATTTGCGGATCCCGACAACTACACGCCCAACTCTCTAAGTGCCTCGATTGCGAATGCTGCTGGCACCTTTGAGTCGGTTTGGGATGTTGGCGACAACACTGGCTTTGGAATAACCGGTATCGTATCAGGCTTCAATGTCAAGTCGCTCCCAGGCCAAAATGAGAACGCCATCCAGGAAGATAAAACTCGACAAAATGATTCAGAGGCTTTCATAGATAGTCTCTTGCAATCGCCGGTCTGCGGCAGTCTGGAGCATGATGCATCAATGCTCTATATCGGCGGCGTGGATGACGGATCTACAGACCCTGATCCCCCAGCCACCGAGGTCATCAACAGCGCCATTCAGCTGTTTGCTTTTGCATTTCCATTGACCCCGGCCAAGGTTCAAGAAAGTATTCTGGAGCAAATCAGAACATTTGCGTCGGCAGGTTCTCTCCAGCGAGACTCTGGGCGCAAAGCAGCCATCAATGTCAATCTTGCAACAGCAGTTCTCTGTACGATGAGGGTTGCCGTCAAAGAGACCAGCTCTCCATCCGGAGATATTGCTAATATCGCCGTCGAGCGGTTACTGCAGGATATCGTTCGAGATTTTGTTCTTGATCCCGACCAATATGTTCGGAGCCTTGGCTATGCTGCCGTTGCGAGACTATGCAACGTGTACGGCAACGCATTTACAAATCAAGAAATCAAATACCTTGTTGACACCATTGTCGGAAACCGAGAACCTAGTGCTAGAGCGGGTTGCGCAATGGCCCTGGGTGCTATCCAGACCAAGGTAGGTGGTATGGCTGCCGGCTACCATCTGAAAACTATTCTCGGTATCCTTATGTCGCTTTGCAATGATCCTCACCCTGTGGTTCATTACTGGGCCCTTGAAGCATTGTCACTGGCGTCAGACGCTGCTGGTCTAAGCTTTGCTACCTACGTGCCAAGCACTTTGGGTATGCTCGCACAGCTCTACGTTTCGGAGACACATCATTCTGAGATATCCTCGGCCATTACGATGAACTTTGAAATGGAACTCTCGACAACAGCAGCCGTTGCACGAAGTGTCGACTCGCTTATCAATGTGCTTGGGCCTGATCTTCAAGATGCTAACAAGTCGCGAGAGCTCATCTTTACGCTGGTTGGGCAGTTccaggacgaagaagatgtgtTCGTTGAGAGAGCTGCACTGGGCTGCTTGGAACATCTATCCTTGTATGCCCCTGGGCAGATGCATTTTGGCGATTACGTCAAAGTCTTGCAGAAATATCTCTCGTCCGAGCACGCAACTCTACGCGACGTGGCTGTAGATGGACTTTATAACATCATGAAGCGAGACCCGCGAGATGTTCTAAGAGAAGCGGACAAAGGCTACGAAGACCAACTGTGGCTGGTACTTGACGCTGACCCATCTCATGATGGCATCCGAAATATCATCCGCAACTGGTTGCATCAGACATGCCTGAATGAGACTTTCTTGTGGCTTCAGCGTTTCCAGTCCGTTTTGAAGATGACAAGAGCCAAGCCAGAGGAAGGTAAAAACGTAAATAAGTCTACGATGGGCGGACTACCTGATCTACAGGACGAGGAAGCCGCAGGATTTGCAGCCGCTTCGACGGGTGCAAAGGAGGACAAGGCCGACGCAGCGTCAGAAGCAGAACCTCTGCGCTGGCAAGTAACGACGTTTGCGATGAGCTGTATATATGACATGTTTGCTATTATTGCAAAGGACGTGGCAACACACGGCGAGTCGAAAGCTCAGCTTGCGCTGCAGAATAAGATTGCTGATGTTGTGCGCATGGCCTTTTCTGCGTCGACATCAGGTGTATTGGAGCTACGCATCTGGGGTCTCAAGATCATCGGCGTAGTCCTCAAGATGTTTGGCAAGACACCTGACCCTGACTTCGAAGAGGCCATGCTCTTGGAGCAGTATCAAGCACAAATCAGCTCGGCATTAACCCCGGCATTTGCGGCGGATTCATCCCCCGAGCTCGCTTCAGAGGCGGTCAATGTCTGCGCAAGCTTCATCTCAATTGGCATTGTCACCGATGTCGACCGAATGGGGCGTATCTTGAAGACTCTTGTGAATGCTCTAGAGAACTTCTCCAGTGATAACGAGAATGCAGGAATTGGCGACCTGAAGGGTCTCAGCTCCAATGCACAAGTTATGGTCAAGATATCTGTATTTTCAGCCTGGGCCGAGCTGCAAGTAGCCAGCACGGAGCAGAAGTATCTACTAGATGTTCTCAAGCCGCATATTGGGAAACTAACACCTCTCTGGCTTGAGGCACTCCGAGAGTTTGCACGACTTCGGTTCGAGCCGGATATCTCAATGACGCTAGGACCCCCTTCTCTGTCGGGCAGCTTAGACACAATTTACGCGGCTTTGAACCGCGAGACCTTGCTTCGCTTCTACCAAGACGCATGGCtcaagctggttgatgcGATTGCGAGTCTGATTGAACAAGACAGCGAATTTGTCTTTGACGCCCTAGACGGCAAAGAGCTAAGCGAGACATCTCCCAATGGACATGCAAAAGTTCCGGGCATTAACTACCGAGACGAACCggtggccttcttcttcgtgcTCTTCGGTCTTGCTTTTGAGGCCTTGGCGACTCGGCCCGGCCAAGACAACTCCCTGGCTACGcaggagcagatgctggccATCTTGCAAGCCCTGAAGAAGATTCTACACCCCAGCGTGACTGGTCACGCAATCTATCGGCCTGATGTATTTTCCGAGACAATGGACCTTCTCGATCGTCTGGTGCTGACAGAAGGGTTGGATGTCCAGAGTGTCATTGTCGAAATTGCCAGAGATTTGTGTGTTACGCACCCTTCCGCTCGAAGACAGtcggatgatgatggcgaccTGTCTGAAGATATTGACCAATTATTCGAACTGACCCGAATCATCGTCCTTGTCCTATCCGGCATTCTACCAGGTCTATCTGAGGGCAATGCGCCGGCACGGCATCAGATCAACGGAGAGGCTATTCTGTTGATTAGAACCGCGCTCAATGCCATTGTAGATGCTGCGGAAGTGTTCCCGTCCATCATCAAAACGGACTTGCACGCCTGTATCATTCACATTTTTGCGACGATTCTCGCTACGCCAGAGTGTCAGGAGCTGATTGTACCACAGTCGCTCGCTATACTGAAACGATTTATTGCCAGCATGTCCAAGTCGAGGAGAAACTCGGCCAATGGACCATCAGCGACCGACATCCAGCTGCAAGGGTGCCTCCGGCGCTTCCTGTCCATCTACCTCAACGCGCAGAAGCGGGAGACGCCGACGTCTCTGACCTCTGTGAAGAACAGCCTACTTGCCACCACTATCCTGTTTACAAGTGGCACGAATCAATTGCCTGCCACCGAACCCCTTGTCGCACGCTATCTAGATGAGGTCCTAGACTGCCTCACAGATCGAATGGTATGTTTTATCTAGCCCCACCCGAACTCGAC is part of the Trichoderma atroviride chromosome 1, complete sequence genome and encodes:
- a CDS encoding uncharacterized protein (EggNog:ENOG41), whose amino-acid sequence is MNPARSFSLLRKPRLSIPSRASSSGLVCPSCLHSFGTTASQNAGHNKWSKTKHIKAVTDKKKMSDRVSFTKLITMYSKMYGEDVKFNPQLANAVAAATKASVPKSLIEGAIARGQGRSATGAQLEPMTLEILMPPNIALVADIETDNKTRSLHDLKLVVKKAGGLVGSTAFYFSRRGRAIFKPRDGGPSLSDVLDEAIEHDGTEDVEEHPDGGFLIWTEPSKLMAITEAISKRFELEVVESEIMWAANEDTQADVDTAELVESLNTLLSGLREYTEVRALFANFRQGTITDDDWDKLERHIDI
- a CDS encoding uncharacterized protein (TransMembrane:1 (o6-26i)), translated to MPGIQLEIFKFGVCLMFPIGFMYYFGTNLDNRFKVKDFWPKPEECNKLPQDREEVVKEYERIVARQKIRQALQEERQRQQAEQAQKNESS
- a CDS encoding uncharacterized protein (EggNog:ENOG41~BUSCO:EOG092D0ANR) codes for the protein MSSSQELEAPASAPSVQASAAADPVTANPELDLPKLQALPAEQQDLFLLTFVSSLKKHVLGLVADDCTAQQFYLKREIFQIINLSTPQPSRVIRNNLGACLAHIFGKGDRKLLFETINDLIAITAGGKSKDGETRAKHAAVSCLGDVYASAGDSAIGLHQLACTTLLKLLRSASNNAGIRAAVFTALEKIIIMVEGSMDEYISRDIWKQARSHASVDKGTLVVASACRCLKALVRHTMYFHNLTDFDKLETSMFKAADSSSAKVRNAMASCFAEALVQGYSESSAADAAAKNKKSKLKLKRASTHPSIAGDEDDVPSRPSSPAPGAKRSQDLALSLQDILKILAGYFVKPATTNKSRAAIGVCYGKLFRRLGEKTVQANYLGIVESLTVDILGHATISNNRYRLLISRKIVDTIIQDVIGRKILGESGQKTAAEFLISGVLKNYPQALAEKPEPQKHTLIAALNAVASLLKSLGSAANSFAEPCRDGLLQVLQHPSYSVQVFASNCMKTFVLACPQQLLPCLSVCMNSLSRELSLLGTGRNSPRRCIGFAHGLAATLSASPSRPLHGSLDVDSRVLTMATNLLKSSSQSELRVSSTQIQVAWILIGGLMSLGPNFVKIHLSQLLLLWKNALPKPLAKDNTSARSLLEASFLTHVRECALGSILAFLQFNNRLLTVDVSKRIAAMLQSTTAFLKTLPSKKITEDISQRLTPALQLQDLDRMVQRRVLQCYIKLVNLSPAGGSEALLQSNLLTLAISLFADPDNYTPNSLSASIANAAGTFESVWDVGDNTGFGITGIVSGFNVKSLPGQNENAIQEDKTRQNDSEAFIDSLLQSPVCGSLEHDASMLYIGGVDDGSTDPDPPATEVINSAIQLFAFAFPLTPAKVQESILEQIRTFASAGSLQRDSGRKAAINVNLATAVLCTMRVAVKETSSPSGDIANIAVERLLQDIVRDFVLDPDQYVRSLGYAAVARLCNVYGNAFTNQEIKYLVDTIVGNREPSARAGCAMALGAIQTKVGGMAAGYHLKTILGILMSLCNDPHPVVHYWALEALSLASDAAGLSFATYVPSTLGMLAQLYVSETHHSEISSAITMNFEMELSTTAAVARSVDSLINVLGPDLQDANKSRELIFTLVGQFQDEEDVFVERAALGCLEHLSLYAPGQMHFGDYVKVLQKYLSSEHATLRDVAVDGLYNIMKRDPRDVLREADKGYEDQLWLVLDADPSHDGIRNIIRNWLHQTCLNETFLWLQRFQSVLKMTRAKPEEGKNVNKSTMGGLPDLQDEEAAGFAAASTGAKEDKADAASEAEPLRWQVTTFAMSCIYDMFAIIAKDVATHGESKAQLALQNKIADVVRMAFSASTSGVLELRIWGLKIIGVVLKMFGKTPDPDFEEAMLLEQYQAQISSALTPAFAADSSPELASEAVNVCASFISIGIVTDVDRMGRILKTLVNALENFSSDNENAGIGDLKGLSSNAQVMVKISVFSAWAELQVASTEQKYLLDVLKPHIGKLTPLWLEALREFARLRFEPDISMTLGPPSLSGSLDTIYAALNRETLLRFYQDAWLKLVDAIASLIEQDSEFVFDALDGKELSETSPNGHAKVPGINYRDEPVAFFFVLFGLAFEALATRPGQDNSLATQEQMLAILQALKKILHPSVTGHAIYRPDVFSETMDLLDRLVLTEGLDVQSVIVEIARDLCVTHPSARRQSDDDGDLSEDIDQLFELTRIIVLVLSGILPGLSEGNAPARHQINGEAILLIRTALNAIVDAAEVFPSIIKTDLHACIIHIFATILATPECQELIVPQSLAILKRFIASMSKSRRNSANGPSATDIQLQGCLRRFLSIYLNAQKRETPTSLTSVKNSLLATTILFTSGTNQLPATEPLVARYLDEVLDCLTDRMTAKIAANCIRSLLLQGAPSAADVSIARYLFPRLIAFVTDVGPEDPELARSLVSHTLCLYVRSVKPDRVAPAMAMVIPALMARATGEGEGVYSETSTRLLELAAVNQEVFKAIVGGLSGGQRAFLEEVIRSGRPAAGAADKTLSSETSQPTIQLKMNFGG